The following is a genomic window from Lactococcus carnosus.
ATGGACAAACTAAATGGGATTGCAAAAGAAAATCTGCGTGGCACACGTGTCGTCAAATCTTTTGTACAAGAAAAAGAACAGGCTGCCAAGTTTGATGCCAACTCTGATGAGCTTTTAGGCCATAACTTAGTTGTTAGCTACATTTTCTCAGTCATGATTCCAGCCTTTACATTTGCGGCTTATATCGCTATTTTTGCTGCTATCTGGTTTGTATCGACCTATGTTGAAAAAGCACCAAAGGATTTAGCAAGTATCGCCTCATTTATGACCTACATGATGCAAATTATGTTTGCTATCATCATGGGTGGTATGATGTCGATGATGGCATCACGTGCCTTCATCTCACTAAAACGGATTGGTGAAGTCATCCATACAGAACCAGCTATGTACTTCAAAGATACTGAAGATATCGATTTGAGCGGAGATCTTGAATTTGATAAGGTGAGTTTCTCTTACCCATCAGATGATGAGTTGACACTTGAAAATATATCTTTTAGTATCAAAGCTGGTGAAATGGTCGGTGTCGTTGGTGCAACGGGTGCGGGTAAATCAACCTTAGCACAACTCATCCCTCGTTTGTTTGATCCAACAGCGGGTACGATTAAAATCGGTGGTCACGATCTACGTGAGATTAACCGCCATAATTTACGTCAGACAGTCTCTATCGTCTTACAGCGTGCTATTTTATTTTCAGGTACTGTCGGACAGAATCTCAAGCATGGTAAAGCAGATGCGACAGAGGCTGACATGACACGTGCCAGTGCAATCTCACAAGCACGTGAGTTTATAGAAAAAATGTCAGATGTTTTTGAGAGCCCTGTTGAAGAACGTGGGACAAACTTTTCCGGTGGTCAGAAACAACGCCTATCAATCGCACGTGGTGTTATCGGAGATCCTAAAATTTTGATTTTAGATGATTCAACGTCGGCACTTGATGCCAAATCTGAGAAACTCGTTCAACAAGCCTTAGCAGGGGAGCTTGCCAATACAACGAAGATTATTATTGCCCAAAAGATATCATCAGTCGTACATGCAGATAAAATCTTAGTCTTAGATGCTGGTAAATTAATCGGGGTCGGGACACATAAAGAACTTGTTGCTAACAATGACACCTATCGTGAAATCTATAATACACAGAAAGGAAGTGAGGATTAATGGGAGAATATAGAAAAGCAATCAAATTTTTCTGGAATTACTTCAAAAAATTTAAACTATCCTTGCTATTGATTGCTGTCACAGTAATCGTAGCAACTTATCTGCAAGTTAAGGCACCAGTTTATATCGGTAATGCCTTGACAGAGTTAGTCCAATGGGTCACAGACTTTTTTAAACACCAAGGTGCTGAAAAAGCAGTCGCCTCTTTTAACGGTCATATTCCGGCCGAATTACCACAGGCGATGGCCAGTCAATTGGCTAAAAATGGGCTACCTACTGATGTCAGTAAATTAGTAGATTTAGCCAAACATGTGCCAGAAAAAACAGCCTTCTTTCATGTCATGTGGCAACTACTAATTGCCTACGTTTTCATGACAGTTGCTATGTTAATGTATGAAGTACTCTTTGGACGTATCGTCTCACATTCAACTAACTCTATGCGTAAAGGCTTGTTTGGGAAACTTGAGCGTTTGACGGTATCATTCTTTGACCGTCATAAAGATGGAGATATTCTAAGTCGCTTTACATCAGACTTGGATAATATCCAAAACTCACTCAACCAATCCCTTGTACAAATTGTTACCCAAGCTGCCATGTTTATCGGCGTCTTGATTATGATGTTCCGTCAAAATGTCACCTTGGCATGGGTGACGATTGCCTCAACACCAATCGCCCTGTTACTTGTCATTGTCATCATTCGTCAGGCTAAGAAATACATCGACTTGCAACAAGAAGAAGTTGGTCATCTCAATGCCTATATGGACGAAAAAATCTCAGGTCAAAAAGTGATCATCGTCGAAGGTCTTGAGCAAGACGCAATCGATGGCTTTATCGCACAAAATGATAAAGTACGCAAGGCGACC
Proteins encoded in this region:
- a CDS encoding ABC transporter ATP-binding protein, producing the protein MLFNAIKQYKFWALGSLAMVIIVVATSLWQPQILTQVLEAVSKNDKEKIAGYGVQLLIIAGIGLIAGVINTIFAAKIAQGVSADLREQTFRKIQSFSYANIEQFNAGNLVVRMTNDVNQVMNLIMILFQILLRVPLLFIGAFVLAIHTLPKLWWIIVVLVVVIVLITAVAMGNMGKHFGAFQKLMDKLNGIAKENLRGTRVVKSFVQEKEQAAKFDANSDELLGHNLVVSYIFSVMIPAFTFAAYIAIFAAIWFVSTYVEKAPKDLASIASFMTYMMQIMFAIIMGGMMSMMASRAFISLKRIGEVIHTEPAMYFKDTEDIDLSGDLEFDKVSFSYPSDDELTLENISFSIKAGEMVGVVGATGAGKSTLAQLIPRLFDPTAGTIKIGGHDLREINRHNLRQTVSIVLQRAILFSGTVGQNLKHGKADATEADMTRASAISQAREFIEKMSDVFESPVEERGTNFSGGQKQRLSIARGVIGDPKILILDDSTSALDAKSEKLVQQALAGELANTTKIIIAQKISSVVHADKILVLDAGKLIGVGTHKELVANNDTYREIYNTQKGSED